In Elephas maximus indicus isolate mEleMax1 chromosome Y, mEleMax1 primary haplotype, whole genome shotgun sequence, a single window of DNA contains:
- the CLDN34 gene encoding claudin-34 translates to MILLVNSANCQVAGFAAATIGWLLSTTSMGLVEWRLWHISHAPPLLSSLVCVGMWRVCIHYHDSNKAIFCYHYTYHDNFLPLDICVSQNLLLVATVLGLLGKASIIFAIRNLYMGILRKTATCNPFIASGILYLSASVCISVAVIWNYHSVRNEQGIHFPSSFYVPFKPDTQEIGSAFLVAALAAFLMLLSGFIFLSYRVPLDSQVHPEIAEI, encoded by the coding sequence ATGATCTTGCTCGTCAATAGCGCCAACTGCCAAGTAGCAGGCTTCGCTGCTGCCACCATCGGATGGCTCCTTTCTACCACCTCCATGGGCCTCGTGGAGTGGCGACTGTGGCATATAAGCCACGCCCCACCCTTACTCTCCAGCCTGGTCTGCGTGGGAATGTGGAGAGTCTGCATTCACTACCATGACagcaacaaggccatattttgttaCCATTACACCTACCATGACAACTTTCTCCCTCTTGATATTTGTGTTTCACAAAACCTCCTGCTGGTAGCCACCGTTCTAGGGCTCTTGGGGAAAGCCTCCATCATCTTTGCaattaggaacctgtacatgggaaTTCTTCGGAAGACTGCCACCTGCAATCCATTCATTGCTTCAGGAATTCTGTACTTGTCTGCCAGTGTCTGTATCTCAGTCGCTGTgatctggaattaccattctgtAAGGAATGAACAGGGTATTCACTTCCCTTCGTCTTTCTACGTGCCCTTCAAGCCAGACACTCAGGAGATTGGGAGTGCCTTTCTGGTGGCCGCCCTTGCTGCCTTCCTGATGTTGTTAAGtggatttattttcctttcttatagAGTTCCCCTGGACAGCCAGGTGCATCCTGAGATTGCAGAGATATAA